The Mesorhizobium sp. M3A.F.Ca.ET.080.04.2.1 genome contains the following window.
TTCAGCGCATCGAAGCTCTTGTCGGCGAGCAGCGCCGAGATGTCGGTGGCCACGCTGCAGCGCGGATTGGCCTCATCGACGATGACGACACGCCCGATCTTGTCGGTGAAGTCGAGCAGCGTGTCCTCATCGAGCGGCGAGGTGGTGCGCGGGTCGATGATGCAGGCCGAGATCCCATCGGCGGCGAGCTTGCGGGCAGCCTCCTCGGCAACCGAGACCATGCGGCCGATGGCGATGATCAGCACGTCCTTGCCATCGCGCGCCACCCGCGCCTCGGCGAAGGGAATGGTGTAGGCGCCGTCCGGTACCTCCCCCACCGTGTCGTAGAGCATCTTGTGCTCCAGGAAGATGACCGGATCGTCGTCGCGGATCGCCTGCAACAGCAGCCCCTTGGCGTCATAAGGCGTCGAGGGAATGACGACCTTGAGGCCGGGGATATGGGTGAAGATGGAATGCAGCGCCTGGGTGTGCTGCGAGCCCGAGCGGCTGCCGGCGCCATAGGTGGCGCGGATGACCAGCGGGGTCTTGGCGCGGCCGCCGAACATGTAGCGGAACTTGGCCGCCTGGTTCATGATCTGGTCGAGGCACACGCCGGCAAAGTCGACGAACATGATCTCGGCGATCGGCCGCAGTCCGGTGAGCGCGGCCCCCGCGGCAGCGCCGATGAAGGCCGCCTCGCTGATGGGGGTGTCGCGGATGCGCTCAGGGCCGAAGGCGCCAAGCAGCCCCTTGGTCACGCCGAAGGCGCCGCCCCAGGCATCCTTGACGCCATTGGCGCCGGCGCCGCCGGTCAGGTCCTCGCCCATCATGATGACGCGCGGGTCGCGCGCCATCTCGAAGTGCAGCGCCTCGTTGAGCGCCTGCCGGAAAGATTTTTGTGCCATTGTCCGTCAGCCCCTCACAAATACTTCACATAGACATCGCTGGTCAGCGCCGACAGCGGCGGGAACGGCGCCGCCCGGGCAGCAGCGACCGCCTGGTCGATCGCCGCCTCGACTTCCTGGTCGACCGCGTCGAGCTCGGCTTCCTCCAGCAGCGACACCTCCTTCATCCGCCGGCGGAAGCTGACCAGGCAGTCGCGCTCCTGGCGCATGGCCTTCTTCTCCTCGGGCGTGCGGTAGGTGTCGGGGTCGCCGCTGTAATGGCCGTAGTAGCGCGGCACATGCACATGCAGCATCGTCGGGCCGCCGCCCCCTCGCGCCCGCTCCACCGCCTCGCCGGCGGCGCTGTAGACGGCAAACACGTCCGTCCCGTCGACCTCCAGGGTCGGGATGTCATAGCTCTCGGCGCGCCGGGTGAAGCTGCCGGCCGACACAGCCGCGTTGGCGGTGGCCTCGCCAAAGCCGTTGTCCTCGATGACGAAGACGATCGGCAGGTTCCAGATCTTGGCGAGGTTGAAGCTCTCCGACATCACCCCTTCGTTCATGGCGCCGTCGCCGGCAAAGGCCACCGCGACCTGCCTGGAGCCCAGCACCTTCATGCTGAGCGCCGCCCCGCAGGTGATCGGCGCGCCGGCCGCCACGATGCCGTTCGCGCCAAGCATCCCCTTGCGGAGGTCCGCTATGTGTTGAGAGCCCCCCTTGCCGCCGCAGGTGCCGCTGGCGCGGCCGAACAGCTCCGCCATCATGCTGTCGATGTCGACGCCCTTGGCGATCGAATGGCCATGACCACGATGGGTCGACGAGATGTAGTCGCCCTCCTCAAGCTGCAGGCAAACCCCCACAGCGCTCGCCTCCTGGCCAGCATAGAGATGGGTGTTGCCCGGAATGTCGCCGGTCGCCATCTCGGCCATAACCCGTTCCTCGAAACGGCGGATCATGCGCATCGTTCGGTAAATCTTCAGAAGGTCTTGGTGGGAAAGTTGCAACGCGGACATCTATCTCTCGCCGATGTTTTGTTTCGTGGAAGTGAGCTCAGACTCGGGTCCGTCGCGCGCGACGATATTGGTCGATCGCGACAGCAAGGACGATGATGGCTCCCTTGATGACCTCCTGGTAGTAAGAGCCCACCTTCAGGAAGGTGAAGCCAGACATCATGACGCCGAGGATGATGGTGCCGATCACGGTACCGGTGATGCGTCCAACACCTCCCGCAAGCGACGTTCCGCCGATCACCGCGGCGGCAATGGCGTCGAGTTCATAGCCCGTGCCCATTGCGGCTTGCGCGGAAGCTGCGCGTGCCGCGGTGACAACGCCCGCAAGTCCGGACAGCAGGCCGCACACGATGTAGACCTTGATGAGGTGGGCTCCGATGTTGATGCCCGATACGCGCGCGGCCTGCGGGTTCGCGCCAATGGCATAGGTGAACTTGCCGTAGCGCGTATATCGAAGCGCAATGTGGCCCAAAAGCGCAACGACGAGGAAGATGATCACAGGCAGTGGCAGGGGAAAGCCCAGGATATTGAAGCTGCGGCCAAGCCAGGTGAATTCAGGCGTCAGCAGGGCAATGGGCTGGCCATTGGTGTACCATTTGGCCAAGCCCCGAGCCGCCACCATCGTACCTAAAGTCGCGATGAAAGGTGGAATGTTGGATTTGGCAATCAAAAGCCCGTTGATGACGCCAACAAGCAAGCCAACGAGGAGCCCCGACAAGATTGGCCAAATCGGCCACAAATCCGTGAGAGCGGGATAGATGGCACGCATATCGGTGGAACTCTGCGCGAGCGATGCCGACACCATGGCTGCAAGGCCAACGACCGACCCCGTCGACAGGTCGATACCACTGGTGATGATCACCTGCGTCATACCAACCGCGATGATGCCGGTCACCGAAACCTGGAGAATGATGATCGACAGCCGTTGTTGATTGGCCAGGAACGACGAACCGACGAAGACCCAGCCAAGTACCTCGAATATCAAGGCGATCCCAAGGAGCACGCCCAGGATCGACAGCTCGTTCGACAGTTTTTTCCTCTTTTGGGATTTGGCCACTGAGGTGGCGCTCTGTGTCAAAGTCATTGTGCTGCCATCTCCATTATCTTGACTTGGCTCGCCTCGGCGCGATCGAGAATGCCTGCCATGCGGCCCTGACGAACCGTCATGATGCGGTCACTCATGCCAAGTATCTCGGGCATCTCGGATGAGATCATGATTACCGCCACGCCTTGCCCTGCGAGGTCAGAGATCATTCGATGAATCTCTGCCTTAGCACCAACGTCGATGCCGCGTGTTGGCTCATCCAGAATAAGGATCCGGGGCTTCGTCAAAAGCCAACGGGCGATTAGGACCTTCTGCTGGTTGCCGCCCGACAGATTCAAAATCGGCTCGTTCATATCGGGGGTCTTGACGCGCAGCGCACTCGTCATTGCCTCGCAATCGCGCGTGAGCCGCCCTTCTTCCACGAATCCGTGGCGGACATAACCACTGCCCAGCGTTGCCACTTGAGCGTTTTCTTGAATGTCCAGAAGGAGAAAGCAGCCCGTCTCCTTGCGATCTTCAGTGAGGAACGCCATCCCGTGCTGCATGGCGATCGCTGGAGTGGTGACCGAAACAGTCTTGCCTTGGATCTCGACCGTGCCCGAAGTGGCCGGGGTAACACCAAAGATGGTTTCAGCGATGTTGGACCTGCCAGCCCCCACCAGGCCGGCTATTCCTAAAATCTCGCCTGCCCTGACATCGAAGCTGATACCTTCGAAAACTCCCTTCAGGGCAAGATCACGCACCCGCAGGACGACATCGCCAATCGGTACAGTTGCCTTCGGGAACATCTGCGAAATCTCGCGACCGACCATCATGCGAATGATTTCGTCGCGCGTTACTTCACCAGCTGGCTTCGTTGCGATGTATTTGCCGTCACGGAAGACCGAAACCTCATCGGCGATCTCGAACAGCTCATTCATCTTATGGGTGATGTAGATGATGCCCTTGCCCTGGGCCTTCAGCGTGCGAATGATCTCGAAAAGATGCTCGACTTCACGCTCTGTGAGTGCCGAGGTCGGCTCGTCCATGATCAGGACATCGGAATCGTAAGAAACGGCTTTCGCGATCTCGACCATCTGGCGATTGGCGACGCTCAGCATGCCGACTTCAGTGTCTGGGTCGATGCCAATATTAAGTTGCTTGAAGAGGGCTCCGGTTCGGCGCCTGAGCTCGCGATGGTCGATGAACCCCAAGGCAGTCTTTGGCTCGCGACGGATCCAGATGTTTTCGGCAACCGTCATCGGAGCCATCAGATTGAGCTCCTGATGGATCATGGCAATTCCATTCTCGAGCGCGTCGAGGGGCGATGAAAGCCGTATTTCCTGGTTGCGAAGTTTGAACGAGCCTGAGTCAGGTGTGTAGATTCCCGCAATGATCTTCATCAAAGTGGATTTGCCGGCGCCATTTTCGCCCATCAAGGCATGAACCGTGCCGGGTTTCAGACAGAGCTCGACGTCATCGAGAGCAAGGACACCGGGAAATTCCTTGCGGACGCCTTTGACGTCGAGAAGATATTGCGAGCCGGGAGGGGCACCACTTTCGCGCACAACCTGGATTGTGGATGAACTGAGCATTGAACTGGCCTCCTTGGACTGCGACAAATACAAGAATGATCCGCGCGCGGGATCATCCACAGATGGTCTAGTTGCCGCCCAAGTACATCTCAGTGTTCCGGAGTGCTTTTCGGACCGATGTTTCGATTGTCCGGCCTTGCGCTACAGCTCCTAAAAAGAACATTTCCTTCATGAACATTTCCTCCCGAATGATCCTGCCTCTCGTGTCTGCTTTCAGACATGATCGCCCTTTGCGTATTATCCTCGCTAGGCCGACTTCCGGATCTGCAGCTTAAAAGGCAAGATTACGTTCTGCTCGCACTCATCCTCGTTTGATTTGTCGATCAACGCAGCAACTGCTGGCCCGAACTCAAAAGCCGGCACCTTGACGGTCGTCAGCCAAGGAGCCAGCCATTCGTTCAGGCGATTGTCGTCGAAACCGAAGATGACAACATCCTCGGGTACGCTCAGCTTCAGTTCAGAGGCAGCGCGATAAACACCGTAGGCGATCATGTCATTGCCGCAGAAGACCGAGTATCGACGGCTGCGATCAGACAGGAGACCCAAGGCCTGGTGATAGCCGGCCTCCATCTTGTACGAGCTTTCAAACTTTAAAACATTTGGAC
Protein-coding sequences here:
- a CDS encoding ABC transporter permease — translated: MTLTQSATSVAKSQKRKKLSNELSILGVLLGIALIFEVLGWVFVGSSFLANQQRLSIIILQVSVTGIIAVGMTQVIITSGIDLSTGSVVGLAAMVSASLAQSSTDMRAIYPALTDLWPIWPILSGLLVGLLVGVINGLLIAKSNIPPFIATLGTMVAARGLAKWYTNGQPIALLTPEFTWLGRSFNILGFPLPLPVIIFLVVALLGHIALRYTRYGKFTYAIGANPQAARVSGINIGAHLIKVYIVCGLLSGLAGVVTAARAASAQAAMGTGYELDAIAAAVIGGTSLAGGVGRITGTVIGTIILGVMMSGFTFLKVGSYYQEVIKGAIIVLAVAIDQYRRARRTRV
- a CDS encoding thiamine pyrophosphate-dependent dehydrogenase E1 component subunit alpha encodes the protein MSALQLSHQDLLKIYRTMRMIRRFEERVMAEMATGDIPGNTHLYAGQEASAVGVCLQLEEGDYISSTHRGHGHSIAKGVDIDSMMAELFGRASGTCGGKGGSQHIADLRKGMLGANGIVAAGAPITCGAALSMKVLGSRQVAVAFAGDGAMNEGVMSESFNLAKIWNLPIVFVIEDNGFGEATANAAVSAGSFTRRAESYDIPTLEVDGTDVFAVYSAAGEAVERARGGGGPTMLHVHVPRYYGHYSGDPDTYRTPEEKKAMRQERDCLVSFRRRMKEVSLLEEAELDAVDQEVEAAIDQAVAAARAAPFPPLSALTSDVYVKYL
- a CDS encoding alpha-ketoacid dehydrogenase subunit beta, coding for MAQKSFRQALNEALHFEMARDPRVIMMGEDLTGGAGANGVKDAWGGAFGVTKGLLGAFGPERIRDTPISEAAFIGAAAGAALTGLRPIAEIMFVDFAGVCLDQIMNQAAKFRYMFGGRAKTPLVIRATYGAGSRSGSQHTQALHSIFTHIPGLKVVIPSTPYDAKGLLLQAIRDDDPVIFLEHKMLYDTVGEVPDGAYTIPFAEARVARDGKDVLIIAIGRMVSVAEEAARKLAADGISACIIDPRTTSPLDEDTLLDFTDKIGRVVIVDEANPRCSVATDISALLADKSFDALKAPIKLVTAPHSPVPYAPNLEDAYIPTAAAVAKAATSIAKR
- a CDS encoding sugar ABC transporter ATP-binding protein, with the translated sequence MLSSSTIQVVRESGAPPGSQYLLDVKGVRKEFPGVLALDDVELCLKPGTVHALMGENGAGKSTLMKIIAGIYTPDSGSFKLRNQEIRLSSPLDALENGIAMIHQELNLMAPMTVAENIWIRREPKTALGFIDHRELRRRTGALFKQLNIGIDPDTEVGMLSVANRQMVEIAKAVSYDSDVLIMDEPTSALTEREVEHLFEIIRTLKAQGKGIIYITHKMNELFEIADEVSVFRDGKYIATKPAGEVTRDEIIRMMVGREISQMFPKATVPIGDVVLRVRDLALKGVFEGISFDVRAGEILGIAGLVGAGRSNIAETIFGVTPATSGTVEIQGKTVSVTTPAIAMQHGMAFLTEDRKETGCFLLLDIQENAQVATLGSGYVRHGFVEEGRLTRDCEAMTSALRVKTPDMNEPILNLSGGNQQKVLIARWLLTKPRILILDEPTRGIDVGAKAEIHRMISDLAGQGVAVIMISSEMPEILGMSDRIMTVRQGRMAGILDRAEASQVKIMEMAAQ